The genomic interval TTTGCAATACAAAAGCAATCTCCCCGCCTGCGCGGGGAGATTGTTTATTTTCGTCAATTTAATAAATCCGGTCATAGCAACGCTTCGCAGCTTAAAGTGTCCCGTTTGGTACTTTTTTACAGCCTTAAATTGTACATTTTGGCACTTTTTTGGAGCCTTAAATTGTACATTTTTGCAAAAACGGGTATAATTGGCAATGTCAGGAAGGTGAATGAGATGGAAAGAACAGCTGCCCGTACGCTTGAAAAATGGCTCGCTTGCGGCAACCGGAAACCGATGATAGTCTGGGGGGCACGGCAGGTTGGCAAAACATATCTTGTCAGAAACCTCTTTGCCGAAAAACATTTCAAAGACAGCTGCATATACGTTGATTTCAAAAAAGAAACGGACATAAGAAATTATATCCTTGAAGCTGATATAGTCGATGCGGCGAAAATAACAGAATTTCTTTCCTATCGCTTCAACAGAAAAATTGACAGAAACACGCTTCTGATATTCGATGAAATACAAGAGTGCCTGCCCGCAATTACAGCCCTGAAATATTTCCGGCAGGATATGCCCGAACAGCCCGTCATAGCAACGGGGTCAATGGTAAGAATAAAACTGAAACGGGAACAGGCAGCCGCTAACAGGCGTCATGCGGAATCATATTTTTTCCCTGTCGGCGCAATCAGCCAGCTCACAATTCACCCGATGACCTTTGAAGAATATCTGTTAAATTCAAACGAAATGCTTCTTGACGCTCTCTCCGCCGCATGGAATGAACAGAGACCGCTTGAAGACTGGCAGCACGCTATGGCAATGGAAGCCCTCTATAAATATCTTTTAATCGGGGGAATGCCTGAAGCCTTAAATATATATCTAACCGCACATTCGGGGGCTGAGGCAAGAGAAACGCTTGTGACACTTTACGACAACTATCTGAACGACATGAATTTATATCAGGCAAGCAGAGATTCCGTCGTACGGGCAAAAGCAGTGTACAAAAACATATACACGCAGCTGAACAAAGAACAAAAAAATTTCAGAAGCTCACTCGTTGACAAATCGCTCAGAAGCCGCGACCTCAAAACACCCATCGACTGGCTCGAAGAAGCAAAACTTATATATAAATCGCAGCAGCTGAACGAACATGTCACAATTCCGCTGACAGACAACGGACACCCTGATTTC from Candidatus Equadaptatus faecalis carries:
- a CDS encoding AAA family ATPase yields the protein MERTAARTLEKWLACGNRKPMIVWGARQVGKTYLVRNLFAEKHFKDSCIYVDFKKETDIRNYILEADIVDAAKITEFLSYRFNRKIDRNTLLIFDEIQECLPAITALKYFRQDMPEQPVIATGSMVRIKLKREQAAANRRHAESYFFPVGAISQLTIHPMTFEEYLLNSNEMLLDALSAAWNEQRPLEDWQHAMAMEALYKYLLIGGMPEALNIYLTAHSGAEARETLVTLYDNYLNDMNLYQASRDSVVRAKAVYKNIYTQLNKEQKNFRSSLVDKSLRSRDLKTPIDWLEEAKLIYKSQQLNEHVTIPLTDNGHPDFRLYMADTGMFAYQSGINMATFIDPNAVNTLSGIFFENFAAAELTSAGIPLFYWKGKNSAEFEFVTVSSSNVIPIDVKKKHGTLKSLEKFREHNSCKLAVKISANKYGYSPEQKLLTVPLYQTFLLADSIKNNTLVEHSRIS